The region TCTGCTCTTGTAGGGTGCAATGAGCTaacaatttaaaatacatatAATAAAAAGTTCTGAAACATGTTAGCtcttctagtatatatatatatatgatattaccaaaaaaataaacaaaaaaataaaaaaaaacgatACTAATCAGCATATAGATAAACAATAACTAAAGTATAGTAGAAAGAGCACAATGAACTTGACATTTGTTAGGATTGATTACTAAATATAGAAActaataaaactaaaattatgTTATGACATTGACACATTTGACCGTAGTAGCACCAAATGAGATGTCGTCTCTTGCCGAGACTGATGATGAGATCAGTCAGTAGCATCCTCGCCGAGATTGACCATGGCGAAATAAGGGTTTCCGTCCTTGTCTCTAAAAGCCCACACTTGAACAATGTCGCCCACTTTGAGTCCATTTTTCTCTACGACACCGAACCAGTTTTTGTTAAACACATAGGAAAAGACAGACATGTTCTTCGTCTTCTTATAGCACCACTTTCTCAGTATTAGTCTGTTTTCTTCCATGCTCGGCTCAATGAATCGAACATCCATTCCCTCTTGGTCGACCTTCTTTTTCTCAGCCTCACTCAAAAAACCATCAGAACTTATCTGATTCAAAGGCATCGAAATGCGATTTTGTTGCGCCTGAATATCAGCATGAAAGAGTTTCTTCTGGATAACCAGAAGTGGAAGGTGATGTTAAGAATCAATGTCAGCCCAAAAATTCCAAATGTCCAAGCCCAAGGTAAATAAAAGCCCAATCCATTTTACCTAAAGCCAAGACAATGGAAGCTTCTCAACAAATGTGGAAGGAAGATATTTTTAAGAGAAAATTGTAGAAGGATGTAGAAAGTAGATTTTTTTAGGAGAAGTGTGTAGAATGTGGTAATAATGTATGGCTAGGATTATTTCTCAATTTAATATTTGTATGGTGTAGATTGCATGGTGAGGACTATAAATAACCTCCCTTGCATTTGAGTTAGGCatccttcaaaaaaaaaaaaagtctttgTATTCTTAGTGTGGTGTTTTGAGTGTATGTTGTGAGCTTCCTATTGAGTGTCTATTTCTCTTCAAATTGTGAGTGGTCTTTGGAAAGTGTTGTAGTGTCTTTTATTGTGGTATAATACAAGTAATTTGTTTACTTGTTTGGGTCCAATATTAGTAAGTTTAGAGTTGCGTACTCTAAATTTTcctcaacaattggtatcagagccaagttataAGGTCTCTTGAAATTCCGAGTATGCTCTGTGGCTgcagttttaactgatcttccacatcagaaaagaTTTCTTGAGATTATTGTCGGGGTTATTACAAACCTTGTGGAGCTTCTTTGTGTTTAGAGTAATTTAGTACTCTACACGTTTATTACTCAAGCTTGTTCGGTATAGTCAAAGCCTTGCCGCTACGATGGGTGACCTTCAAGTAGTTGGAGGAATCAAGAAGCTCAACAACAAAAACTACAACACGTGGGCAACATGTATGGAGTCCTACTTACAAGGTCAGGACCTTTGGGAGGTTGTCGGTGGTGGTGAAGTTACACAACCGGTGGCAGAAGATGCCAATGGCATTTTGCGAAAGTGGAAAATTAAAGCAGGCAAAGCGATGTTTGCTTTAAAGACCACAATTGAAGAAGAAATGTTGGAGCACATCCGAGAAGCCAAAACACCGAAGGAAGCATGGGACATTTTTGTTACACTCTTTTCAAAGAAGAATGATACAAGATTGCAACTTCTCGAGAACGAGCTGCTATCGATGGCGCAACGCAACATGACGATTGCTCAATACTTTCACAAGGTGAAGTCGATATGCCGTGAAATTTCAGATTTAGATCCGACAGCTCCTATTGGGGAAACCAGGATAAAGAGAATAATTATCCATGGTTTGAGACCCGAATATCGAGGGTTCGTTGCCGCTGTACAGGGATGGCCGACACAACCATCGCTTGTTGAATTCGAAAATTTGCGTGCAGGTCAAGAAGCTATGGCCAAGCAAATAGGAGGAGTCTCGTTGAAGGG is a window of Humulus lupulus chromosome 4, drHumLupu1.1, whole genome shotgun sequence DNA encoding:
- the LOC133833057 gene encoding B3 domain-containing protein At2g31420-like, with amino-acid sequence MPLNQISSDGFLSEAEKKKVDQEGMDVRFIEPSMEENRLILRKWCYKKTKNMSVFSYVFNKNWFGVVEKNGLKVGDIVQVWAFRDKDGNPYFAMVNLGEDATD